From one Rattus norvegicus strain BN/NHsdMcwi chromosome 7, GRCr8, whole genome shotgun sequence genomic stretch:
- the Sun2 gene encoding SUN domain-containing protein 2 isoform 1 (isoform 1 is encoded by transcript variant 1): MSRRSQRLTRYSQDDNDGSSSSGASSVAGGQSTVFKDSPLRTLKRKSSNMKRLSPAPQLPPPSDSHTSYYSESVVRESYIGSPRAVSLARSALLDDHLHSEPYWSGDLRGRRRRGTGGSESSKANGLTMENKASEDFFGSSSGYSSEDDLAGYTDSDQHSSGSGLRSAASRAGSFVWTLVTLPGRLFGLLYWWVGTTWYRLTTAASLLDVFVLTRSRHFSPNLKSFLWFLLLLLLLTGLTYGAWHFYPLGLQTLQPAVASWWAAKESRRQPEVWDTRDASSHLQAEQRILSRVHSLERRLEALAAEFSSNWQKEAIRLERLELRQGAAGHGGGSSLSHEDALSLLEGLVSRREAALKEDLRRDTVARIQEELATLRAEHHQDSEDLFKKIVQASQESEARVQQLKTEWRSMTQEAFQESSVKELERLEAQLAGLRQELAALTLKQNSVADEVGLLPQKIQAARADVESQFPDWISQFLLRDRGARSGLLQRDEMHAQLQELENKILANMAEMQGKSAREAAASLGQTLQKEGIVGVTEEQVHRIVKQALQRYSEDRIGMVDYALESGGASVISTRCSETYETKTALLSLFGIPLWYHSQSPRVILQPDVHPGNCWAFQGPQGFAVVRLSARIRPTAVTLEHVPKALSPNSTISSAPKDFAIFGFDEDLQQEGTLLGTFAYDQDGEPIQTFYFQASKMATYQVVELRILTNWGHPEYTCIYRFRVHGEPAH; the protein is encoded by the exons ATGTCAAGACGAAGCCAGCGCCTCACGCGCTACTCCCAGGATGACAACGATggtagcagcagcagtggtgCAAGCTCCGTGGCAGGAGGCCAGAGCACCGTGTTTAAAGACAGTCCTCTCAG GACTTTGAAGAGGAAATCCAGCAACATGAAGCGCCTGTCCCCAGCTCCGCAGCTGCCCCCCCCCTCTGACTCCCACACCTCCTACTACAGCGAGTCTGTGGTTCGGGAGTCCTACATAGGCAGCCCCCGGGCTGTGTCCCTTGCCAGAAGCGCCCTCCTGGATGACCACCTACACAGTGAGCCCTACTGGA GTGGGGACCTtcgggggaggaggaggagaggaacagGCGGCTCTGAGAGCAGCAAAGCCAATGGGCTCACCATGGAGAACAAGGCCTCAGAGGACTTTTTTGGCTCTTCCTCAGGCTACTCTTCTGAGGATGACCTTGCAG GCTACACGGACTCAGACCAGCACAGTTCAGGGTCAGGGTTAAGAAGTGCAGCATCTCGGGCCGGCTCCTTTGTCTGGACGCTGGTCACTCTTCCAG GCCGCCTCTTTGGTCTTCTCTACTGGTGGGTTGGCACCACCTGGTACCGTCTGACAACAGCTGCCTCCCTCCTGGATGTCTTCGTCCTAACCAG GTCCAGGCACTTCTCACCAAACCTGAAGAGTTTTCTGTGGTTCCTCCTGCTCTTGCTACTCCTGACTGGTCTGACCTACG GGGCTTGGCATTTTTACCCCTTAGGGCTCCAGACACTGCAACCCGCTGTGGCCTCCTGGTGGGCAGCAAAGGAGAGTAGGAGGCAGCCGGAGGTGTGGGACACCAGGGATGCCTCCTCGCACTTGCAG GCTGAGCAGCGCATTCTCTCCCGGGTTCACTCTCTGGAGCGGCGCCTGGAAGCCCTTGCTGCTGAGTTTTCCTCCAACTGGCAGAAGGAGGCCATACGGCTGGAGCGCTTGGAGCTGCGGCAGGGGGCTGCTGGCCATGGAGGAGGCAGTAGCCTGAGCCATGAAGATGCCCTGTCTCTCCTAGAAGGGTTGGTGAGCCGCCGGGAAGCTGCCCTGAAGGAGGACTTGCGCAGGGACACAGTGGCTCGTATCCAG GAAGAGCTGGCTACCCTGAGGGCAGAGCATCACCAGGACTCGGAAGACCTATTCAAGAAGATCGTCCAGGCCTCTCAG GAGTCTGAGGCCCGTGTCCAGCAGCTGAAGACAGAATGGCGAAG CATGACCCAGGAGGCTTTCCAGGAGAGCTCTGTGAAGGAGCTGGAGCGGCTGGAAGCCCAACTGGCCGGTCTGAGGCAGGAGCTGGCTGCCCTAACTCTGAAGCAGAACTCGGTGGCAGATGAAGTGGGCCTGCTGCCTCAGAAGATCCAGGCTGCCAGGGCTGAT GTGGAATCCCAGTTCCCTGACTGGATCAGTCAGTTCCTTCTTCGAGATAGGGGCGCCCGCAGCGGGCTCCTGCAGAGAGACGAGATGCATGCTCAGCTGCAGGAGCTGGAGAACAAGATTCTTGCCAATATGGCTGAAATGCAGGGCAAGTCAGCCAGGGAGGCCGCAGCTTCTCTGGGACAGACACTGCAGAAAGAAGGCATAGTTGGGGTGACAGAGGAG CAAGTGCACCGGATCGTCAAGCAGGCCCTGCAGCGCTACAGTGAGGACCGTATTGGAATGGTGGATTATGCCCTGGAATCAGGAG GAGCCAGTGTCATCAGCACCCGTTGTTCTGAGACTTACGAGACGAAGACAGCCCTTCTCAGCCTCTTTGGCATCCCCTTGTGGTACCACTCCCAGTCACCCCGAGTCATTCTGCAG CCAGATGTGCACCCAGGCAACTGCTGGGCATTCCAGGGGCCCCAGGGCTTCGCAGTGGTCCGCCTCTCTGCTCGTATCCGCCCCACAGCCGTCACCTTAGAACACGTGCCCAAGGCCTTGTCACCCAACAGCACAATCTCCAGTGCTCCCAAGGACTTCGCCATCTTT GGCTTTGATGAAGACCTGCAGCAGGAAGGGACACTTTTGGGCACGTTTGCCTACGACCAGGATGGGGAGCCCATCCAGACCTTCTACTTCCAG GCCTCTAAGATGGCCACATACCAAGTTGTGGAGCTTCGGATCCTGACCAACTGGGGCCACCCTGAATACACCTGTATCTACCGCTTCCGGGTGCACGGAGAGCCTGCCCACTAG
- the Sun2 gene encoding SUN domain-containing protein 2 isoform 3 (isoform 3 is encoded by transcript variant 3), whose product MSRRSQRLTRYSQDDNDGSSSSGASSVAGGQSTVFKDSPLRTLKRKSSNMKRLSPAPQLPPPSDSHTSYYSESVVRESYIGSPRAVSLARSALLDDHLHSEPYWSGDLRGRRRRGTGGSESSKANGLTMENKASEDFFGSSSGYSSEDDLAGYTDSDQHSSGSGLRSAASRAGSFVWTLVTLPGRLFGLLYWWVGTTWYRLTTAASLLDVFVLTRSRHFSPNLKSFLWFLLLLLLLTGLTYGLQTLQPAVASWWAAKESRRQPEVWDTRDASSHLQAEQRILSRVHSLERRLEALAAEFSSNWQKEAIRLERLELRQGAAGHGGGSSLSHEDALSLLEGLVSRREAALKEDLRRDTVARIQEELATLRAEHHQDSEDLFKKIVQASQESEARVQQLKTEWRSMTQEAFQESSVKELERLEAQLAGLRQELAALTLKQNSVADEVGLLPQKIQAARADVESQFPDWISQFLLRDRGARSGLLQRDEMHAQLQELENKILANMAEMQGKSAREAAASLGQTLQKEGIVGVTEEQVHRIVKQALQRYSEDRIGMVDYALESGGASVISTRCSETYETKTALLSLFGIPLWYHSQSPRVILQPDVHPGNCWAFQGPQGFAVVRLSARIRPTAVTLEHVPKALSPNSTISSAPKDFAIFGFDEDLQQEGTLLGTFAYDQDGEPIQTFYFQASKMATYQVVELRILTNWGHPEYTCIYRFRVHGEPAH is encoded by the exons ATGTCAAGACGAAGCCAGCGCCTCACGCGCTACTCCCAGGATGACAACGATggtagcagcagcagtggtgCAAGCTCCGTGGCAGGAGGCCAGAGCACCGTGTTTAAAGACAGTCCTCTCAG GACTTTGAAGAGGAAATCCAGCAACATGAAGCGCCTGTCCCCAGCTCCGCAGCTGCCCCCCCCCTCTGACTCCCACACCTCCTACTACAGCGAGTCTGTGGTTCGGGAGTCCTACATAGGCAGCCCCCGGGCTGTGTCCCTTGCCAGAAGCGCCCTCCTGGATGACCACCTACACAGTGAGCCCTACTGGA GTGGGGACCTtcgggggaggaggaggagaggaacagGCGGCTCTGAGAGCAGCAAAGCCAATGGGCTCACCATGGAGAACAAGGCCTCAGAGGACTTTTTTGGCTCTTCCTCAGGCTACTCTTCTGAGGATGACCTTGCAG GCTACACGGACTCAGACCAGCACAGTTCAGGGTCAGGGTTAAGAAGTGCAGCATCTCGGGCCGGCTCCTTTGTCTGGACGCTGGTCACTCTTCCAG GCCGCCTCTTTGGTCTTCTCTACTGGTGGGTTGGCACCACCTGGTACCGTCTGACAACAGCTGCCTCCCTCCTGGATGTCTTCGTCCTAACCAG GTCCAGGCACTTCTCACCAAACCTGAAGAGTTTTCTGTGGTTCCTCCTGCTCTTGCTACTCCTGACTGGTCTGACCTACG GGCTCCAGACACTGCAACCCGCTGTGGCCTCCTGGTGGGCAGCAAAGGAGAGTAGGAGGCAGCCGGAGGTGTGGGACACCAGGGATGCCTCCTCGCACTTGCAG GCTGAGCAGCGCATTCTCTCCCGGGTTCACTCTCTGGAGCGGCGCCTGGAAGCCCTTGCTGCTGAGTTTTCCTCCAACTGGCAGAAGGAGGCCATACGGCTGGAGCGCTTGGAGCTGCGGCAGGGGGCTGCTGGCCATGGAGGAGGCAGTAGCCTGAGCCATGAAGATGCCCTGTCTCTCCTAGAAGGGTTGGTGAGCCGCCGGGAAGCTGCCCTGAAGGAGGACTTGCGCAGGGACACAGTGGCTCGTATCCAG GAAGAGCTGGCTACCCTGAGGGCAGAGCATCACCAGGACTCGGAAGACCTATTCAAGAAGATCGTCCAGGCCTCTCAG GAGTCTGAGGCCCGTGTCCAGCAGCTGAAGACAGAATGGCGAAG CATGACCCAGGAGGCTTTCCAGGAGAGCTCTGTGAAGGAGCTGGAGCGGCTGGAAGCCCAACTGGCCGGTCTGAGGCAGGAGCTGGCTGCCCTAACTCTGAAGCAGAACTCGGTGGCAGATGAAGTGGGCCTGCTGCCTCAGAAGATCCAGGCTGCCAGGGCTGAT GTGGAATCCCAGTTCCCTGACTGGATCAGTCAGTTCCTTCTTCGAGATAGGGGCGCCCGCAGCGGGCTCCTGCAGAGAGACGAGATGCATGCTCAGCTGCAGGAGCTGGAGAACAAGATTCTTGCCAATATGGCTGAAATGCAGGGCAAGTCAGCCAGGGAGGCCGCAGCTTCTCTGGGACAGACACTGCAGAAAGAAGGCATAGTTGGGGTGACAGAGGAG CAAGTGCACCGGATCGTCAAGCAGGCCCTGCAGCGCTACAGTGAGGACCGTATTGGAATGGTGGATTATGCCCTGGAATCAGGAG GAGCCAGTGTCATCAGCACCCGTTGTTCTGAGACTTACGAGACGAAGACAGCCCTTCTCAGCCTCTTTGGCATCCCCTTGTGGTACCACTCCCAGTCACCCCGAGTCATTCTGCAG CCAGATGTGCACCCAGGCAACTGCTGGGCATTCCAGGGGCCCCAGGGCTTCGCAGTGGTCCGCCTCTCTGCTCGTATCCGCCCCACAGCCGTCACCTTAGAACACGTGCCCAAGGCCTTGTCACCCAACAGCACAATCTCCAGTGCTCCCAAGGACTTCGCCATCTTT GGCTTTGATGAAGACCTGCAGCAGGAAGGGACACTTTTGGGCACGTTTGCCTACGACCAGGATGGGGAGCCCATCCAGACCTTCTACTTCCAG GCCTCTAAGATGGCCACATACCAAGTTGTGGAGCTTCGGATCCTGACCAACTGGGGCCACCCTGAATACACCTGTATCTACCGCTTCCGGGTGCACGGAGAGCCTGCCCACTAG
- the Sun2 gene encoding SUN domain-containing protein 2 isoform X1 has translation MSRRSQRLTRYSQDDNDGSSSSGASSVAGGQSTVFKDSPLRTLKRKSSNMKRLSPAPQLPPPSDSHTSYYSESVVRESYIGSPRAVSLARSALLDDHLHSEPYWSGDLRGRRRRGTGGSESSKANGLTMENKASEDFFGSSSGYSSEDDLAGYTDSDQHSSGSGLRSAASRAGSFVWTLVTLPGRLFGLLYWWVGTTWYRLTTAASLLDVFVLTRHFSPNLKSFLWFLLLLLLLTGLTYGLQTLQPAVASWWAAKESRRQPEVWDTRDASSHLQAEQRILSRVHSLERRLEALAAEFSSNWQKEAIRLERLELRQGAAGHGGGSSLSHEDALSLLEGLVSRREAALKEDLRRDTVARIQEELATLRAEHHQDSEDLFKKIVQASQESEARVQQLKTEWRSMTQEAFQESSVKELERLEAQLAGLRQELAALTLKQNSVADEVGLLPQKIQAARADVESQFPDWISQFLLRDRGARSGLLQRDEMHAQLQELENKILANMAEMQGKSAREAAASLGQTLQKEGIVGVTEEQVHRIVKQALQRYSEDRIGMVDYALESGGASVISTRCSETYETKTALLSLFGIPLWYHSQSPRVILQPDVHPGNCWAFQGPQGFAVVRLSARIRPTAVTLEHVPKALSPNSTISSAPKDFAIFGFDEDLQQEGTLLGTFAYDQDGEPIQTFYFQASKMATYQVVELRILTNWGHPEYTCIYRFRVHGEPAH, from the exons ATGTCAAGACGAAGCCAGCGCCTCACGCGCTACTCCCAGGATGACAACGATggtagcagcagcagtggtgCAAGCTCCGTGGCAGGAGGCCAGAGCACCGTGTTTAAAGACAGTCCTCTCAG GACTTTGAAGAGGAAATCCAGCAACATGAAGCGCCTGTCCCCAGCTCCGCAGCTGCCCCCCCCCTCTGACTCCCACACCTCCTACTACAGCGAGTCTGTGGTTCGGGAGTCCTACATAGGCAGCCCCCGGGCTGTGTCCCTTGCCAGAAGCGCCCTCCTGGATGACCACCTACACAGTGAGCCCTACTGGA GTGGGGACCTtcgggggaggaggaggagaggaacagGCGGCTCTGAGAGCAGCAAAGCCAATGGGCTCACCATGGAGAACAAGGCCTCAGAGGACTTTTTTGGCTCTTCCTCAGGCTACTCTTCTGAGGATGACCTTGCAG GCTACACGGACTCAGACCAGCACAGTTCAGGGTCAGGGTTAAGAAGTGCAGCATCTCGGGCCGGCTCCTTTGTCTGGACGCTGGTCACTCTTCCAG GCCGCCTCTTTGGTCTTCTCTACTGGTGGGTTGGCACCACCTGGTACCGTCTGACAACAGCTGCCTCCCTCCTGGATGTCTTCGTCCTAACCAG GCACTTCTCACCAAACCTGAAGAGTTTTCTGTGGTTCCTCCTGCTCTTGCTACTCCTGACTGGTCTGACCTACG GGCTCCAGACACTGCAACCCGCTGTGGCCTCCTGGTGGGCAGCAAAGGAGAGTAGGAGGCAGCCGGAGGTGTGGGACACCAGGGATGCCTCCTCGCACTTGCAG GCTGAGCAGCGCATTCTCTCCCGGGTTCACTCTCTGGAGCGGCGCCTGGAAGCCCTTGCTGCTGAGTTTTCCTCCAACTGGCAGAAGGAGGCCATACGGCTGGAGCGCTTGGAGCTGCGGCAGGGGGCTGCTGGCCATGGAGGAGGCAGTAGCCTGAGCCATGAAGATGCCCTGTCTCTCCTAGAAGGGTTGGTGAGCCGCCGGGAAGCTGCCCTGAAGGAGGACTTGCGCAGGGACACAGTGGCTCGTATCCAG GAAGAGCTGGCTACCCTGAGGGCAGAGCATCACCAGGACTCGGAAGACCTATTCAAGAAGATCGTCCAGGCCTCTCAG GAGTCTGAGGCCCGTGTCCAGCAGCTGAAGACAGAATGGCGAAG CATGACCCAGGAGGCTTTCCAGGAGAGCTCTGTGAAGGAGCTGGAGCGGCTGGAAGCCCAACTGGCCGGTCTGAGGCAGGAGCTGGCTGCCCTAACTCTGAAGCAGAACTCGGTGGCAGATGAAGTGGGCCTGCTGCCTCAGAAGATCCAGGCTGCCAGGGCTGAT GTGGAATCCCAGTTCCCTGACTGGATCAGTCAGTTCCTTCTTCGAGATAGGGGCGCCCGCAGCGGGCTCCTGCAGAGAGACGAGATGCATGCTCAGCTGCAGGAGCTGGAGAACAAGATTCTTGCCAATATGGCTGAAATGCAGGGCAAGTCAGCCAGGGAGGCCGCAGCTTCTCTGGGACAGACACTGCAGAAAGAAGGCATAGTTGGGGTGACAGAGGAG CAAGTGCACCGGATCGTCAAGCAGGCCCTGCAGCGCTACAGTGAGGACCGTATTGGAATGGTGGATTATGCCCTGGAATCAGGAG GAGCCAGTGTCATCAGCACCCGTTGTTCTGAGACTTACGAGACGAAGACAGCCCTTCTCAGCCTCTTTGGCATCCCCTTGTGGTACCACTCCCAGTCACCCCGAGTCATTCTGCAG CCAGATGTGCACCCAGGCAACTGCTGGGCATTCCAGGGGCCCCAGGGCTTCGCAGTGGTCCGCCTCTCTGCTCGTATCCGCCCCACAGCCGTCACCTTAGAACACGTGCCCAAGGCCTTGTCACCCAACAGCACAATCTCCAGTGCTCCCAAGGACTTCGCCATCTTT GGCTTTGATGAAGACCTGCAGCAGGAAGGGACACTTTTGGGCACGTTTGCCTACGACCAGGATGGGGAGCCCATCCAGACCTTCTACTTCCAG GCCTCTAAGATGGCCACATACCAAGTTGTGGAGCTTCGGATCCTGACCAACTGGGGCCACCCTGAATACACCTGTATCTACCGCTTCCGGGTGCACGGAGAGCCTGCCCACTAG
- the Sun2 gene encoding SUN domain-containing protein 2 isoform 2 (isoform 2 is encoded by transcript variant 2), with the protein MSRRSQRLTRYSQDDNDGSSSSGASSVAGGQSTVFKDSPLRTLKRKSSNMKRLSPAPQLPPPSDSHTSYYSESVVRESYIGSPRAVSLARSALLDDHLHSEPYWSGDLRGRRRRGTGGSESSKANGLTMENKASEDFFGSSSGYSSEDDLAGYTDSDQHSSGSGLRSAASRAGSFVWTLVTLPGRLFGLLYWWVGTTWYRLTTAASLLDVFVLTRHFSPNLKSFLWFLLLLLLLTGLTYGAWHFYPLGLQTLQPAVASWWAAKESRRQPEVWDTRDASSHLQAEQRILSRVHSLERRLEALAAEFSSNWQKEAIRLERLELRQGAAGHGGGSSLSHEDALSLLEGLVSRREAALKEDLRRDTVARIQEELATLRAEHHQDSEDLFKKIVQASQESEARVQQLKTEWRSMTQEAFQESSVKELERLEAQLAGLRQELAALTLKQNSVADEVGLLPQKIQAARADVESQFPDWISQFLLRDRGARSGLLQRDEMHAQLQELENKILANMAEMQGKSAREAAASLGQTLQKEGIVGVTEEQVHRIVKQALQRYSEDRIGMVDYALESGGASVISTRCSETYETKTALLSLFGIPLWYHSQSPRVILQPDVHPGNCWAFQGPQGFAVVRLSARIRPTAVTLEHVPKALSPNSTISSAPKDFAIFGFDEDLQQEGTLLGTFAYDQDGEPIQTFYFQASKMATYQVVELRILTNWGHPEYTCIYRFRVHGEPAH; encoded by the exons ATGTCAAGACGAAGCCAGCGCCTCACGCGCTACTCCCAGGATGACAACGATggtagcagcagcagtggtgCAAGCTCCGTGGCAGGAGGCCAGAGCACCGTGTTTAAAGACAGTCCTCTCAG GACTTTGAAGAGGAAATCCAGCAACATGAAGCGCCTGTCCCCAGCTCCGCAGCTGCCCCCCCCCTCTGACTCCCACACCTCCTACTACAGCGAGTCTGTGGTTCGGGAGTCCTACATAGGCAGCCCCCGGGCTGTGTCCCTTGCCAGAAGCGCCCTCCTGGATGACCACCTACACAGTGAGCCCTACTGGA GTGGGGACCTtcgggggaggaggaggagaggaacagGCGGCTCTGAGAGCAGCAAAGCCAATGGGCTCACCATGGAGAACAAGGCCTCAGAGGACTTTTTTGGCTCTTCCTCAGGCTACTCTTCTGAGGATGACCTTGCAG GCTACACGGACTCAGACCAGCACAGTTCAGGGTCAGGGTTAAGAAGTGCAGCATCTCGGGCCGGCTCCTTTGTCTGGACGCTGGTCACTCTTCCAG GCCGCCTCTTTGGTCTTCTCTACTGGTGGGTTGGCACCACCTGGTACCGTCTGACAACAGCTGCCTCCCTCCTGGATGTCTTCGTCCTAACCAG GCACTTCTCACCAAACCTGAAGAGTTTTCTGTGGTTCCTCCTGCTCTTGCTACTCCTGACTGGTCTGACCTACG GGGCTTGGCATTTTTACCCCTTAGGGCTCCAGACACTGCAACCCGCTGTGGCCTCCTGGTGGGCAGCAAAGGAGAGTAGGAGGCAGCCGGAGGTGTGGGACACCAGGGATGCCTCCTCGCACTTGCAG GCTGAGCAGCGCATTCTCTCCCGGGTTCACTCTCTGGAGCGGCGCCTGGAAGCCCTTGCTGCTGAGTTTTCCTCCAACTGGCAGAAGGAGGCCATACGGCTGGAGCGCTTGGAGCTGCGGCAGGGGGCTGCTGGCCATGGAGGAGGCAGTAGCCTGAGCCATGAAGATGCCCTGTCTCTCCTAGAAGGGTTGGTGAGCCGCCGGGAAGCTGCCCTGAAGGAGGACTTGCGCAGGGACACAGTGGCTCGTATCCAG GAAGAGCTGGCTACCCTGAGGGCAGAGCATCACCAGGACTCGGAAGACCTATTCAAGAAGATCGTCCAGGCCTCTCAG GAGTCTGAGGCCCGTGTCCAGCAGCTGAAGACAGAATGGCGAAG CATGACCCAGGAGGCTTTCCAGGAGAGCTCTGTGAAGGAGCTGGAGCGGCTGGAAGCCCAACTGGCCGGTCTGAGGCAGGAGCTGGCTGCCCTAACTCTGAAGCAGAACTCGGTGGCAGATGAAGTGGGCCTGCTGCCTCAGAAGATCCAGGCTGCCAGGGCTGAT GTGGAATCCCAGTTCCCTGACTGGATCAGTCAGTTCCTTCTTCGAGATAGGGGCGCCCGCAGCGGGCTCCTGCAGAGAGACGAGATGCATGCTCAGCTGCAGGAGCTGGAGAACAAGATTCTTGCCAATATGGCTGAAATGCAGGGCAAGTCAGCCAGGGAGGCCGCAGCTTCTCTGGGACAGACACTGCAGAAAGAAGGCATAGTTGGGGTGACAGAGGAG CAAGTGCACCGGATCGTCAAGCAGGCCCTGCAGCGCTACAGTGAGGACCGTATTGGAATGGTGGATTATGCCCTGGAATCAGGAG GAGCCAGTGTCATCAGCACCCGTTGTTCTGAGACTTACGAGACGAAGACAGCCCTTCTCAGCCTCTTTGGCATCCCCTTGTGGTACCACTCCCAGTCACCCCGAGTCATTCTGCAG CCAGATGTGCACCCAGGCAACTGCTGGGCATTCCAGGGGCCCCAGGGCTTCGCAGTGGTCCGCCTCTCTGCTCGTATCCGCCCCACAGCCGTCACCTTAGAACACGTGCCCAAGGCCTTGTCACCCAACAGCACAATCTCCAGTGCTCCCAAGGACTTCGCCATCTTT GGCTTTGATGAAGACCTGCAGCAGGAAGGGACACTTTTGGGCACGTTTGCCTACGACCAGGATGGGGAGCCCATCCAGACCTTCTACTTCCAG GCCTCTAAGATGGCCACATACCAAGTTGTGGAGCTTCGGATCCTGACCAACTGGGGCCACCCTGAATACACCTGTATCTACCGCTTCCGGGTGCACGGAGAGCCTGCCCACTAG